The following nucleotide sequence is from Bradyrhizobium roseum.
CCGGCCGGCCGCGGCCCTGGCGCGCGTCTTGGCGTGGTCGACTACAATGGTCAGGGCCATGGCCGTCAGTTCACCGCAGCAAAGCCAAGAGAAGCCCGAACGGCGGGGGCGATGCGGGAGGGGTCCCATGCCGGCTCGAAGGTCATCGTCACGACCGCGGAAACGACCCCTGGGACGCCGCTCGCAGCAGCCTGAACCCCTTCCTTCAGGAAACCCGTCGCCGGGCATCCCGGAGTCGTCGCGGTCATCGTAATTCTGACAACTCCTTCGGCGACCGCGATGCCGTAGATGAAACCAAGATCGACGATGTTTTCGCCTAGTTCCGGATCGATCACGACCCGCAGCGCTTCGCGCACCCGATCGGCGAGCTCGCCGCTCACGACGGAGCCCGGACGGTCAGTTCGTAGGTCTCGCCATCGGGCGTGAAGCCGCCGAGCCAACGGAAACCGCGTTTTTCGAGCTGTGGGAACAGAAATACCGGCTCGCGGCGCAGCAGCGCCGACAGGGTCTCGCCGGGCGCAAGCTGGTCCGCGGCAGCAAGGATCCGTACCATGGGCTCCGGAGGATCGAGATCCCGATTGTCGAGCTTGAGGGCGGGCTCTGGCCATTCTTCGAAGGCCGAGGGGTTCGCGACCGCCGCCTGGTCGGGCTTCGTAACCGCCGGGGTGAACAAGACCTCCCACTGGCCGCCATCGAGTTCCCGCTCGGAATGTGCGAATCCCTTTTCGGCCATGACGGCGAATAGCGGGAGCGGCTTGAACGTCGCGTAGAGACGAATCCCCTGGCCCGGCTCGAGACCTTGAAGCGCGGCCATGATGACAGAGAACGGTTCGCCTCCGGATCGAAGGATCGGGCGGACGTCGACGTCGATGTAGTGCGTCATGGTTTCCTCTCTCAATTTCTGGCAAACAGCAAGTGCGGGGCTACTGCGCCGCCAGGAAGCCGCAGCGGATCCGCGACATAGGCGAGCCGCCGGATCCGAATTACCTCGCGCACGATTCCGACGACGCCGAGGGTCATCGCGGCGATCGTAAGCCGGAATATCTCCGGAGCGCCTGCCAGCAGCGTCAACGTCCCAGCGCCGACCGCTGCGTAGTAGACGATGAACCACTTCGTCGCCCTGCCCTCGGCGACGAGGTCCTGGACACGCGGTGTCGGCGCCCGCCCCATCACGGGTCCGTAGGTCTCGAGCCAGGTCAGGAACGCTACGATCTTGTAGAGCTTTGCGAGAACCAGGCCAGAGAGCCAGCCGAATACGGCAAGGAATGCGAATGCCCCCAAATGTGCGGCGAAAGTATCGCTCATCGCGAGTGCGACGCCCACGACAGCCGTCCCTGCCAAGCTTACGAAGGACAACGTCGCCATACGCATGTTGAGTTCAAGCTGTCGCCTCTTTCGGTTGCGGAAAATGAAAGCAATGTCGCGGCCATAGAGCGCCGCGGAGGCCAGCCCGAGAATGGCCGCCATCGACAACACGATCTTCAGGCCGGAATTCAAACCGATCGCGAGGCCGCCGCCGGCAACCGTCACGGCGACGGCGAGAGCTCCGGCGGCGAGGGTAAGCCGGCTCTGCCGGTCGTCCACGTCCGGCGATAGCATGAACATGGCGAGTAGGCGGTAGCTCACGCCCATGGCCGTCAACGTCAGCCAGCCGCCCAACCCGGCTATGGCGTGCAGCGGGACGCCGGTGGTCATGAGAACGTCACCGAGCGACCCCGCCCAACCCGCAAGTCCAAAAGCGAAAATCGCGCCGAAAGCGATCGTGGCGCAAAGCGAGGCCAAGCCGACGAGGACGAAGCGGGCCGGCCCCGTCGGGCGCAGCCACGCCGTCAGGCCGAGGTCGACGACGACCAGGCCGAAGCCGGCGACGAGCAGCACGGCTCCGGCGGGAAGCAGCCAAAGCGCCGGCGGCAGATGGCCGCCCAAGGAAAGAAAACCGGCAAGCAGAACGAGGAGCCCGGCACTCAGGAGCGCCAGCGCCGGCAGCGCGCATTTCTCCGAGAACAGGGGCTTTGCCACGAGAACGGGAACGAACTGGAACAGCGCGCCGCACATCGCAAGGCTGAGCCAGCCGATGCTGACCGCGTGAACTAGGATCAGCGTATCCGGGGAAACTATGTCGGACGCCGGATAGCCGACTCCCGCGATCATGAGCGCAAGCGCGACGAACAGCCACGCGAGCGCCATCGCGAAGTAGGTCATTGTCCATCGAGATATGCTGGCGCCGATCATCACAGCCTCAAAACCTTTTCGCTCGGCACAGAAGTGGCGCGTAGGCGACCGCGAAGCCGAAGAAGGCAAGCATCCATGCGATGCCGGATACCGTCAGCAACGGGAGGGCGTGGCTCGGCTCGAGAGCCGCACAGACACGTGCAAGGGCAGCGACCACGATGGCCGCGTAGACGGACTGAACGAGAGCCGACGCCTTGAGCGCTTGCCCGGTATGTCCGAGCGAAGCTCGTGTCATGACGGCGATCGTCATGCAACCGATCGCGCCGCCGGTCCAGGCATGCACGCCCGCACCTTGGGCGACGAGATTGATCGAGGCCAAGGCCGAGAGGAAGAAACCGGCAGGCACGAACGCATAAGCCACGTGCAGGATCAGGACCAGGCGATCCGAAAAGGTGCGCTCTCCGGCCCAGCGGAGGAGACGCGCCAGATGGAGCAGCCCGGCGGCCGTAAGCGCGCCGGCCGGCAGCCACCCCGTCGGCGCATACACCCACAGGATCATTGCAAAGACCCCGACGATCATAGCGATCGCGTCGAAACGGTCGAAAGGAACTGGAAGCCGTCCCGGCGTGCGGCGCGCGAGCCAGTTGCGCGTGAAACTCGGCACGATCCGCCCACCGATCACGCAGACCAGTGTCACGACGAGGGCGATACCGGCGCGTGTTGAATATTCCGCCGCGCCATGGAAGTGCGCTTCCAAATGGAAGGCGACGTTCACCAGCGCCAAAAGCGAGATGATGGCGACCACCTTCAGGTTGTTCCATTTGCGTCCGGCAGCGATCTCGCGGGCCGCCGCGACCGCAAGCAGCACAAGGAAAGTCGCATCGACGGCCAAAGCGATCTGCCAGGCCACCCAGCCGCCGAACGTCACGGCCAGACGACCCGCCATCCAGGACGAAAACAGGACGGCGAGCGGAACGCCCTGGATGGGAAGCCGCCCGGTCCAATTCGGAATCGCGGTCAGAAGGAAGCCCGCGATGACGGCGCCCATGTAACCGAACAGCATCTCGTGGACGTGCCAGTCCCGCGGCGAAAATGCCAAAGGTAGCGAGACGTGACCGGTGAACACCGCGAGCCACAAGGGAATCATAACGCCGGCATAAACCGCGCCAAAAAGGAAAAAGGGGCGGAAGCCGTGCGACAGAAGTGCAGGCCCCTTGAAGTCTCTCAATTTCTGCATCGTCGCCATGGACGTCGTTCCCGTTTGATTGGAGGCATCGTAGGCCGAAGCGACCCGGCATCTCTTTGTCGTGGCACAAACTACGCGGTCGTTCGTCCTGATGTTTGAACTCCAACAAAGAACGGGCCCGGTGGCTCCGGCATTATCCGAAACATCACCGACGGAGGACGAGATGCGAATTTTCGAGAGCTGCGTGGTCGGGAACGAAGCCACAGCGGCATTGAGCGAAGGCACGCAGAAACCATCGCCGCGGACCTCCTGCGCCGCATGGACGACGAAATTCCTCTCTTGACCTTTCCCGAAGGCAAATCGAGTTGTTGCTCCTGCTGTTCGGCCGAGCCGGAAGCGGCGCAGTAATCAACGAAGCTTGCGTCGAAGCTCCTCGACCAGCCCGCGCTGTTGCTCGGCGTGAGTCCTCCGCGTACGTCTCAGCAGCCTTCATTGCGTCTTTTGGCACGCATCCGACCGCGATCCCTCGATCCGTTCCTTTGGACGCTCTTCAGTTTCGATCAATCATCTCCAACCAGTGCCTATTCGTATCAGATGCCGGCAACGGCTCGCTGCGGGGCAGTTGGATCCCGATCACGCTTGCGACCATTGCACTCGGCGACATCAGGGGACGGCATCGAACGCATCCGCTCTGCGGCCGGCCCATAGAGGGTCTGCACAACGCGTGGACGGATGACGGGGTCCTCTTCCATCCGATGCAATGGTGTGTGCGGCGGCGATAGCCTCGTGTTAGACCGCTTACTTTGCGGCGGTCTTGCTGGCCTCGAGCTTGTCGAACAGGGTCGCGAACACCTGCTTGGCCTTGCCGACCTGCGGGACAGCCTTGGCCTGGCCGATGTTCGTAGGGGATCCAACGACGATCATAGCAACCATTCCCATGCCGTAATGAGGTACGCACTTCACGCCGTAGATGCCGTCCTTGTCGAACTTCACGACGATATCATCGTTGTCCTTGCCTGGAACAGGGTGGCGCCGTCGGGTAGCATGACCTTGATGGATTCCGCGTTGTGGCCTTTATCGGTCGGAACGAACTTGACGGTGTCCCCCGGAGCAATTTTCACCAAGGCCGGCTCGAACATCATCACGGCGACGTCGCTCCCCTGGTTGAGCATCTTGACTTCGATCTCGGCAGCCTTGGCACCGCCGGCAAGCCATGATCAGACACGCCGCAGCGGCGGCCAGCATTGCAGACTTCCTCGTTCCGCTTTCCTTCGAACTTACCCCCGGGGGGCCGGACCCCTGAATGACATAAGCCGACCGGCCCCTCCGGAGATTGCGCCAGCGCAACTTCCAAGCGGGTTCCATGGAGTAAGACCCGCCAACGGC
It contains:
- a CDS encoding metal-sulfur cluster assembly factor produces the protein MSGELADRVREALRVVIDPELGENIVDLGFIYGIAVAEGVVRITMTATTPGCPATGFLKEGVQAAASGVPGVVSAVVTMTFEPAWDPSRIAPAVRASLGFAAVN
- a CDS encoding DUF2249 domain-containing protein; its protein translation is MTHYIDVDVRPILRSGGEPFSVIMAALQGLEPGQGIRLYATFKPLPLFAVMAEKGFAHSERELDGGQWEVLFTPAVTKPDQAAVANPSAFEEWPEPALKLDNRDLDPPEPMVRILAAADQLAPGETLSALLRREPVFLFPQLEKRGFRWLGGFTPDGETYELTVRAPS
- a CDS encoding NnrS family protein; translation: MATMQKLRDFKGPALLSHGFRPFFLFGAVYAGVMIPLWLAVFTGHVSLPLAFSPRDWHVHEMLFGYMGAVIAGFLLTAIPNWTGRLPIQGVPLAVLFSSWMAGRLAVTFGGWVAWQIALAVDATFLVLLAVAAAREIAAGRKWNNLKVVAIISLLALVNVAFHLEAHFHGAAEYSTRAGIALVVTLVCVIGGRIVPSFTRNWLARRTPGRLPVPFDRFDAIAMIVGVFAMILWVYAPTGWLPAGALTAAGLLHLARLLRWAGERTFSDRLVLILHVAYAFVPAGFFLSALASINLVAQGAGVHAWTGGAIGCMTIAVMTRASLGHTGQALKASALVQSVYAAIVVAALARVCAALEPSHALPLLTVSGIAWMLAFFGFAVAYAPLLCRAKRF